The Bombus vancouverensis nearcticus chromosome 2, iyBomVanc1_principal, whole genome shotgun sequence genome window below encodes:
- the LOC117161587 gene encoding ornithine decarboxylase 2-like isoform X1, with protein MSHSIFDEVKVFEDTDENTDVIKSFIKTEHESTEEPFCVLDVADVMQKHQNWIAKMPRIVPHYAVKCNADPFLLKILAVMNVNFDCASQQEIRMVMKLGVSPNRIIFANPAKWTTHIKFAKTMNVEKMTVDSEMEIIKIKDIFPEAKVIIRIRCDAKNVLVSLGTKFGCDPDEEAVRLIHLTKSLGLKLWGFSFHVGYLCSESDAYVRGIRTCKKLISIAKEIGCKDVQLIDIGGGFPGNRGYSIDEVARRINNEIEDIDPSISIISEPGQYYATSAYTLVSLVHTKRVVRQADGMVRMYYMNCGVFNGFIEEMLNLKERLPIPVYKPASDAKFLSYVWGPTCDSMDCILKNVMLPEFHQGDWLAWMDIGSYSICLSSPFNGFAPPKVHPCARKSQWKKFIDYTKRMQKSQE; from the exons ATGTCTCACTCGATATTTGACGAAGTAAAAGTATTCGAAGATACGGACGAAAACACAGACGTAATCAAaagtttcattaaaacagaGCATGAATCAACGGAAGAACCGTTCTGTGTTCTTGATGTTGCTGACGTGATGCAGAAACATCAAAATTGGATCGCGAAGATGCCAAGAATTGTCCCACATTATG CCGTCAAGTGCAATGCCGATCCGTTTCTCCTAAAGATTTTGGCAGTTATGAATGTCAATTTCGATTGTGCATCCCAA CAAGAAATACGAATGGTAATGAAACTAGGAGTGTCTCCAAACAGGATAATCTTTGCGAATCCGGCTAAGTGGACCACCCATATTAAATTCGCCAAAACGATGAATGTAGAAAAAATGACCGTCGACAGCGAGATGGAAATCATTAAGATAAAGGACATATTTCCGGAAGCGAA AGTAATCATTCGTATTCGATGTGACGCCAAAAATGTTCTGGTATCACTTGGAACAAAATTCGGTTGCGATCCGGACGAAGAAGCAGTTCGATTGATACATTTGACAAAAAGCCTTGGTTTAAAATTATGGGGCTTTAGTTTCCATGTCGGCTATCTATGTTCTGAATCAGACGCTTACGTTAGAGGAATCAGAACGTGTAAGAAACTAATCTCGATTGCTAAAGAAATTGGATGTAAAGACGTTCAACTGATCGATATCGGCGGTGGATTTCCTGGCAACAGAGGATACTCTATCGACGAG GTGGCAAGACGTATTAACAACGAGATCGAGGACATCGACCCGAGTATCTCGATCATCAGCGAGCCGGGACAATATTATGCAACATCGGCATATACTTTGGTGTCACTCGTGCACACAAAGAGGGTTGTTCGTCAGGCGGATGGAATGGTTAGAATGTATTATATGAATTGTGGAGTGTTCAACGGTTTTATAGAGGAAATGTTGAACTTAAAAGAGAGACTACCGATACCAGTGTATAAG cCAGCGAGCGATGCGAAATTCCTTTCATACGTTTGGGGTCCGACCTGTGACTCTATGGATTGTATCTTGAAAAATGTAATGTTGCCAGAATTTCACCAAGGTGATTGGTTAGCCTGGATGGATATTGGATCTTATAGCATATGTCTCAGTTCTCCATTCAATGGTTTTGCTCCGCCGAAAGTACATCCGTGTGCTAGAAAAAGCCAATG gaaaaaATTTATTGATTACACAAAGAGAATGCAAAAATCGCAGGAATAA
- the LOC117161587 gene encoding ornithine decarboxylase 2-like isoform X2, translating into MNVNFDCASQQEIRMVMKLGVSPNRIIFANPAKWTTHIKFAKTMNVEKMTVDSEMEIIKIKDIFPEAKVIIRIRCDAKNVLVSLGTKFGCDPDEEAVRLIHLTKSLGLKLWGFSFHVGYLCSESDAYVRGIRTCKKLISIAKEIGCKDVQLIDIGGGFPGNRGYSIDEVARRINNEIEDIDPSISIISEPGQYYATSAYTLVSLVHTKRVVRQADGMVRMYYMNCGVFNGFIEEMLNLKERLPIPVYKPASDAKFLSYVWGPTCDSMDCILKNVMLPEFHQGDWLAWMDIGSYSICLSSPFNGFAPPKVHPCARKSQWKKFIDYTKRMQKSQE; encoded by the exons ATGAATGTCAATTTCGATTGTGCATCCCAA CAAGAAATACGAATGGTAATGAAACTAGGAGTGTCTCCAAACAGGATAATCTTTGCGAATCCGGCTAAGTGGACCACCCATATTAAATTCGCCAAAACGATGAATGTAGAAAAAATGACCGTCGACAGCGAGATGGAAATCATTAAGATAAAGGACATATTTCCGGAAGCGAA AGTAATCATTCGTATTCGATGTGACGCCAAAAATGTTCTGGTATCACTTGGAACAAAATTCGGTTGCGATCCGGACGAAGAAGCAGTTCGATTGATACATTTGACAAAAAGCCTTGGTTTAAAATTATGGGGCTTTAGTTTCCATGTCGGCTATCTATGTTCTGAATCAGACGCTTACGTTAGAGGAATCAGAACGTGTAAGAAACTAATCTCGATTGCTAAAGAAATTGGATGTAAAGACGTTCAACTGATCGATATCGGCGGTGGATTTCCTGGCAACAGAGGATACTCTATCGACGAG GTGGCAAGACGTATTAACAACGAGATCGAGGACATCGACCCGAGTATCTCGATCATCAGCGAGCCGGGACAATATTATGCAACATCGGCATATACTTTGGTGTCACTCGTGCACACAAAGAGGGTTGTTCGTCAGGCGGATGGAATGGTTAGAATGTATTATATGAATTGTGGAGTGTTCAACGGTTTTATAGAGGAAATGTTGAACTTAAAAGAGAGACTACCGATACCAGTGTATAAG cCAGCGAGCGATGCGAAATTCCTTTCATACGTTTGGGGTCCGACCTGTGACTCTATGGATTGTATCTTGAAAAATGTAATGTTGCCAGAATTTCACCAAGGTGATTGGTTAGCCTGGATGGATATTGGATCTTATAGCATATGTCTCAGTTCTCCATTCAATGGTTTTGCTCCGCCGAAAGTACATCCGTGTGCTAGAAAAAGCCAATG gaaaaaATTTATTGATTACACAAAGAGAATGCAAAAATCGCAGGAATAA
- the LOC117161569 gene encoding ornithine decarboxylase 2-like: MSHSIYDEVKVFEDTDENTDIIKSFIKTEHESTEEPFCVLDVADVMQKHQNWIAKMPRIVPYYAVKCNADPFLLKILAVMNVNFDCASQQEIRMVMKLGVSPNRIIFANPAKWTTHIKFAKTMNVKKMTVDSEMEIIKIKDIFPEAKVIIRIRCDAKNVLVSLGTKFGCDPDEEAVRLIHLTKSLGLKLWGFSFHVGSLCSESDAYVRGIRTCKKLISIAKEIGCKDVQLIDIGGGFPGNRGNSIDEIARCINNEIEDIDPSISIISEPGQYYATSAYTLVSLVHTKKVVRQANGMVRMYYMNCGVYNGFIEEMLNLKERLPIPVYKPASDAKFLSYVWGPTLDSMDCILKNVMLPEFHQGDWLAWMDIGSYSICLSTSFNGFAPPKVHPCARKSQWKKFIDYTKRMQKSQE; encoded by the exons ATGTCACACTCGATCTATGACGAAGTGAAAGTATTCGAAGATACGGACGAAAATACAGACATAATCAAAAGTTTTATTAAAACAGAGCATGAATCAACGGAAGAACCGTTCTGTGTTCTTGATGTTGCTGACGTGATGCAGAAACATCAAAATTGGATCGCGAAGATGCCAAGAATTGTCCCATATTATG CCGTCAAGTGCAATGCCGATCCGTTTCTCCTAAAGATTTTGGCAGTTATGAATGTCAATTTCGATTGTGCATCCCAA CAAGAAATACGAATGGTAATGAAACTAGGAGTGTCTCCAAACAGGATAATCTTTGCGAATCCGGCTAAGTGGACCACCCATATTAAATTCGCCAAAACGATGAATGTAAAAAAAATGACCGTCGACAGCGAGATGGAAATCATTAAGATAAAGGACATTTTTCCGGAAGCGAA AGTAATCATTCGTATTCGATGTGACGCCAAAAATGTTCTGGTATCACTTGGAACAAAATTCGGTTGCGATCCGGACGAAGAAGCAGTTCGATTGATACATTTGACAAAAAGCCTTGGTTTAAAATTATGGGGCTTTAGTTTCCATGTCGGCAGTCTATGTTCTGAATCAGACGCTTACGTTAGAGGAATCAGAACGTGTAAGAAACTAATCTCGATTGCTAAAGAAATTGGATGTAAAGACGTTCAATTGATCGATATCGGCGGTGGATTTCCTGGTAACAGAGGAAACTCTATCGACGAG ATTGCAAGATGTATTAACAACGAGATCGAGGACATCGACCCGAGTATCTCGATCATCAGCGAGCCGGGACAATATTATGCAACATCGGCATACACTTTGGTGTCACTCGTGCACACAAAGAAGGTTGTTCGTCAGGCGAATGGAATGGTTAGAATGTATTATATGAATTGTGGAGTGTACAACGGTTTTATAGAGGAAATGTTGAACTTAAAAGAGAGACTACCGATACCAGTGTATAAG cCAGCGAGCGATGCGAAATTCCTTTCATACGTTTGGGGTCCTACCTTAGACTCTATGGATTGTATCTTGAAAAATGTAATGCTGCCAGAATTTCACCAAGGTGATTGGTTAGCCTGGATGGATATTGGATCCTATAGCATATGTCTCAGTACTTCATTCAATGGTTTTGCACCGCCGAAAGTACATCCGTGTGCTAGAAAAAGCCAATG GAAAAAATTTATTGATTACACAAAGAGAATGCAAAAATCGCAGGAATAA